The Macrobrachium nipponense isolate FS-2020 chromosome 1, ASM1510439v2, whole genome shotgun sequence genome includes a window with the following:
- the LOC135219493 gene encoding heme-binding protein 1-like, whose translation MKGVEVLVTLLLVTGARAGVWDNIVAGFNSAFGNTEEAPYTLIKTTENYIERLYPAKKWVCTTATGPSKEEAEETSMFMKLFRYISGQNDRSESIPMTVPVTTEYTHGDSGTNTYTMCFFIGEDHQADPPKPEDETVFIEDRPALTIYTRTVGGYMRTESRWMDEAARLAGFLQDDGISVSLNHMYWVGYDAPFKFWNRRNEVWFRAN comes from the exons ATGAAAGGAGTCGAAGTTTTGGTGACCCTGCTGCTGGTCACGGGTGCCAGGGCTGGAGTG TGGGATAACATTGTAGCAGGATTCAACAGCGCCTTTGGAAACACAGAGGAAGCACCTTACACTCTCATAAAGACTACGGAG aactacatcgaACGTCTGTATCCTGCCAAGAAATGGGTCTGCACGACAGCCACTGGTCCATCTAAGGAAGAGGCTGAGGAGACATCCATGTTCATGAAGCTCTTCAGATACATTTCGGGACAAAATGACAGGA GCGAATCTATCCCAATGACAGTCCCAGTGACAACAGAATACACCCACGGAGACTCTGGAACCAACACTTACACCATGTGCTTCTTCATAGGAGAAGATCACCAGGCTGACCCTCCTAAACCAGAGGACGAAACTGTCTTCATTGAAGACCGCCCTGCCTTGACCATCTACACCAG GACCGTGGGCGGGTACATGAGGACCGAATCCAGGTGGATGGACGAGGCTGCGAGACTGGCCGGATTCCTTCAAGACGATGGCATCTCCGTCTCTCTGAATCACATGTACTG ggTCGGATACGACGCTCCTTTCAAGTTCTGGAACAGACGTAACGAAGTTTGGTTCCGGGCAAATTAA